A single region of the Drosophila takahashii strain IR98-3 E-12201 chromosome 2R, DtakHiC1v2, whole genome shotgun sequence genome encodes:
- the LOC108067568 gene encoding cilia- and flagella-associated protein 161 isoform X2, translating to MPCRVGDTDSISARFQPSVRIGNWVEENCLEEDKIVNFKKQRDRGELLVEKARTLYDNFHKEVVLAAPKQTIIFGAIVQLMPIYMNISDMDTSDLNAALSVVINEKVVRKSQSINEDCELTVAPSKRPCVRNSFKIVSGDGRDRTGENIKYGQRFQLQCMASEHDPIVLYSGPKRCNLQQGVNATYLSHKNGELNLNLGLVHRSVSWVFLNGKKKNYVSRQRYTPGLYELVL from the exons ATGCCGTGCAGAGTGGGCGACACGGATTCTATTTCCGCTCGTTTTCAGCCTAGTGTCAGGATAGGAAATTGGGTGGAGGAAAATTGCCTAGAGGAG GACAAAATTGTGAACTTCAAGAAACAACGCGATCGAGGCGAACTTCTGGTGGAGAAAGCTCGCACTTTGTATGATAATTTCCACAAGGAGGTCGTCTTGGCTGCCCCCAAACAGACGATAATTTTCGGGGCTATTGTGCAACTAATGCCCATCTATATGAACATCAGTGACATGGACACCTCCGATCTGAATGCCGCTTTGTCGGTGGTCATCAACGAAAAGGTGGTGCGAAAGAGCCAGTCAATCAATGAGGACTGCGAGCTGACTGTGGCGCCCTCGAAGCGACCCTGTGTGCGAAACTCCTTCAAGATAGTCAGTGGAGATGGTCGGGATCGCACTGGGGAGAACATCAAGTATGGCCAGCGATTCCAGCTGCAGTGCATGGCCTCGGAACACGACCCCATAGTTTTATACAGTGGGCCCAAGCGGTGCAACCTTCAGCAGGGCGTCAATGCCACCTATTTGTCGCACAAAAACGGAGAACTTAACCTGAACTTGGGGCTTGTGCATCGCAGCGTAAGTTGGGTATTccttaatgggaaaaaaa AGAATTATGTGTCCCGACAACGATATACCCCTGGCCTATACGAATTGGTTTTGTAG
- the LOC108067568 gene encoding cilia- and flagella-associated protein 161 isoform X1, whose translation MPCRVGDTDSISARFQPSVRIGNWVEENCLEEDKIVNFKKQRDRGELLVEKARTLYDNFHKEVVLAAPKQTIIFGAIVQLMPIYMNISDMDTSDLNAALSVVINEKVVRKSQSINEDCELTVAPSKRPCVRNSFKIVSGDGRDRTGENIKYGQRFQLQCMASEHDPIVLYSGPKRCNLQQGVNATYLSHKNGELNLNLGLVHRSRIMCPDNDIPLAYTNWFCRHVDPKQRFESEGEDIPSNSPLVIVHGTTNRNLAAENVLIQTLFGPEFLVSVQNYRNIYKHEIWKNVWMISNGHQTGSKSSNSSSH comes from the exons ATGCCGTGCAGAGTGGGCGACACGGATTCTATTTCCGCTCGTTTTCAGCCTAGTGTCAGGATAGGAAATTGGGTGGAGGAAAATTGCCTAGAGGAG GACAAAATTGTGAACTTCAAGAAACAACGCGATCGAGGCGAACTTCTGGTGGAGAAAGCTCGCACTTTGTATGATAATTTCCACAAGGAGGTCGTCTTGGCTGCCCCCAAACAGACGATAATTTTCGGGGCTATTGTGCAACTAATGCCCATCTATATGAACATCAGTGACATGGACACCTCCGATCTGAATGCCGCTTTGTCGGTGGTCATCAACGAAAAGGTGGTGCGAAAGAGCCAGTCAATCAATGAGGACTGCGAGCTGACTGTGGCGCCCTCGAAGCGACCCTGTGTGCGAAACTCCTTCAAGATAGTCAGTGGAGATGGTCGGGATCGCACTGGGGAGAACATCAAGTATGGCCAGCGATTCCAGCTGCAGTGCATGGCCTCGGAACACGACCCCATAGTTTTATACAGTGGGCCCAAGCGGTGCAACCTTCAGCAGGGCGTCAATGCCACCTATTTGTCGCACAAAAACGGAGAACTTAACCTGAACTTGGGGCTTGTGCATCGCAGC AGAATTATGTGTCCCGACAACGATATACCCCTGGCCTATACGAATTGGTTTTGTAGACACGTTGATCCAAAACAGCGTTTTGAAAGCGAAGGAGAAGATATTCCT AGCAATTCGCCCTTGGTGATTGTACACGGAACTACAAATCGAAATCTGGCTgctgaaaatgttttaattcaaACCCTGTTTGGCCCAGAATTCCTGGTATCCGTACAGAACTATCGCAATATATATAAGCACGAGATCTGGAAGAACGTGTGGATGATCAGCAATGGACATCAGACTGGATCAAAATCATCAAATTCTTCGTCTCACTAA
- the LOC108067566 gene encoding trypsin-1, which translates to MSSVNNLVKLSILLLAVTFVLGEMDMSEESRIIGGQFAAPGQFPHQVSLQLNGRHHCGGSLISETMIVTAAHCTMGQNPGQMKAIVGTNDLGAGNGQTFNIAQFIIHPQYNPQSQDFDMSLIRLSSPVLMGGAVRTIQLADSDSNYAADTMAMISGFGAINQNLQLPNRLKFAQVQLWSRDYCNSQNIPGLTDRMVCAGHPSGQVSSCQGDSGGPLTVDGKLFGVVSWGFGCGAKGRPAMYTYVGALRSWIKQNANV; encoded by the coding sequence ATGTCTTCGGTTAACAATCTAGTAAAGCTTTCAATCCTTCTCCTCGCCGTGACTTTTGTTCTCGGCGAGATGGATATGTCGGAAGAGTCGCGGATTATTGGAGGCCAGTTTGCAGCACCAGGACAATTTCCCCATCAGGTCTCCCTTCAACTGAATGGTCGACATCATTGCGGTGGTTCCCTGATCTCCGAGACGATGATCGTGACAGCTGCCCATTGCACCATGGGTCAGAATCCGGGGCAGATGAAGGCCATCGTGGGAACCAACGATCTGGGTGCCGGAAACGGTCAGACCTTCAACATTGCCCAATTTATCATCCATCCGCAGTACAATCCGCAGAGTCAGGACTTTGATATGTCGCTGATTAGGTTGAGCAGCCCGGTTCTGATGGGTGGAGCTGTAAGGACCATTCAACTTGCGGACTCGGACTCAAATTACGCGGCCGATACGATGGCCATGATCAGCGGTTTCGGCGCCATCAATCAGAACCTCCAGCTGCCCAATCGCCTTAAGTTCGCCCAGGTGCAATTGTGGAGCCGAGACTACTGCAATTCCCAGAACATCCCCGGCCTCACGGATCGCATGGTGTGCGCAGGACATCCCAGTGGACAAGTTAGCTCCTGCCAGGGAGATTCCGGTGGACCGCTGACCGTCGATGGCAAGCTTTTCGGCGTGGTGTCCTGGGGATTCGGTTGTGGGGCCAAGGGACGCCCAGCGATGTACACCTATGTGGGTGCCCTGAGGTCGTGGATCAAACAGAACGCCAATGTGTAA
- the LOC108067567 gene encoding uncharacterized protein, giving the protein MESQKNSSADDTITKADSSPALNVLCSICNEFFCANAIIWSINKCGHVFHKNCLSRWLARSLTCPQCRSPCHKQLVSRLHLNFGPVPESCDGGPSEIKYYKMETHFQWVPMSLDADDGTEDPYEPPEGALQSGVNENGNPSFVARAYFNNDRLPVHYVPREKVAYGGWDGTAYALTDGVEVLTLKDCDYEWVDGQDGTYPEDALPTGYSHWGEVTYTGRGEYQGIMRLGKVHPSFKKIFIPHQGQEVGVRSYEVLVLTPRHVTE; this is encoded by the exons ATGGAGAGTCAAAAAAACAGCAGCGCGGATGACACAATCACTAAAGCTGACTCATCGCCGGCGTTGAATGTGCTGTGTTCTATATGCAACGAGTTTTTCTGTGCAAACGCCATTATTTGGTCCATCAACAAGTGCGGCCATGTTTTCCACAAGAACTGCCTGTCGCGATGGCTggc tagatcCCTCACCTGCCCGCAGTGTCGGTCGCCCTGCCACAAGCAACTTGTCTCAAGACTTCATTTAAACTTTGGCCCAGTCCCGGAGAGCTGTGACGGGGGGCCtagtgaaataaaatactacAAAATGGAGACTCATTTTCAGTGGGTGCCCATGAGCCTGGATGCGGATGACGGTACCGAGGATCCGTATGAGCCTCCCGAGGGAGCCCTTCAAAGCGGAGTCAACGAGAACGGGAATCCCTCGTTTGTGGCCCGAGCCTATTTCAATAACGATCGCCTGCCGGTCCATTACGTGCCGAGGGAGAAGGTTGCCTACGGAGGGTGGGACGGAACTGCCTATGCCTTAACCGATGGTGTGGAGGTGCTGACGCTTAAGGATTGCGATTACGAGTGGGTGGATGGTCAGGATGGCACCTATCCGGAAGACGCGCTGCCCACGGGCTATTCGCATTGGGGCGAGGTCACCTACACGGGACGCGGTGAATATCAAGGAATCATGCGGCTGGGAAAGGTGCATCCCTCcttcaagaaaatatttataccacaTCAGGGTCAAGAAGTCGGAGTCAGGTCATACGAAGTCCTGGTGCTCACTCCACGCCATGTTACTGAATGA